Proteins from a single region of Nocardiopsis dassonvillei subsp. dassonvillei DSM 43111:
- a CDS encoding MFS transporter, producing the protein MTRTSTAGPATRALIPVLAFTGIVVSVMQTMLIPLIKDLPQLLGTEPHNATWVITSTLLSGAVATPVMGRLGDLHGKRRMLILSLAVMVVGALVSAVTDDPLVMITGRALQGFAMSAIPLSISLARDIVPREELGSAMALISSSMGVGGSLALPASGLVAQHADWHALFYGAAGLGLLCIALILIVVPESPVSTHGTFDLLGAVGLSAALTLFLLPVTKGSHWGWTSSTTLGLFTAAVVVLILWGVLELRLDAPLVDLHTMARPAVLFTNLASIMVGASYLVVSMVLPQLLQLPKATGYGLGQSMVTAGLYLAPLGLTMMLTAPIYARLSARHGPKSTLILGMSIVAIGYGVGLSLMNAPWQSLIITAVLGVGIGLAYSSLPALIVGVVPATQTGSANGLNTLMRSIGSSLSSAVIGGILSTTAHQFNGVPVPSMCGFRISFLIATSAMAIGLFTALFLPGPARSAGAPHRRRANPRPVAHAREVTGGPASTGE; encoded by the coding sequence ATGACACGAACGTCGACCGCCGGGCCCGCGACCAGGGCCCTCATCCCGGTGCTCGCCTTCACGGGCATCGTGGTTTCAGTGATGCAGACCATGCTCATTCCTCTGATCAAGGATCTGCCGCAACTCCTGGGCACCGAGCCTCACAACGCGACCTGGGTCATCACCTCGACGCTTCTCTCAGGCGCCGTCGCCACGCCAGTCATGGGACGCCTGGGTGACCTCCACGGCAAGCGCCGCATGCTGATCCTCAGCCTCGCGGTGATGGTCGTCGGCGCACTCGTCAGCGCCGTCACCGACGATCCGCTTGTGATGATCACGGGCCGGGCCCTCCAGGGCTTCGCGATGAGCGCGATACCCCTCAGCATCAGCTTGGCGCGTGACATAGTTCCCCGCGAAGAACTCGGCTCTGCGATGGCCCTGATCAGCTCCTCCATGGGCGTCGGGGGGAGTCTCGCCCTGCCCGCCTCGGGCTTGGTCGCCCAGCACGCCGACTGGCACGCCCTCTTCTACGGCGCCGCAGGTCTTGGCCTTTTGTGCATCGCGCTGATCCTCATCGTCGTCCCCGAGTCACCGGTTTCCACACACGGCACCTTCGACCTCCTGGGCGCGGTCGGCCTGTCCGCCGCCCTCACCCTCTTCCTGCTGCCGGTCACCAAGGGAAGCCACTGGGGCTGGACCTCCAGCACCACCCTCGGACTGTTCACCGCGGCGGTCGTCGTGCTCATCTTGTGGGGCGTGCTGGAACTGCGCCTCGACGCACCGCTGGTGGACCTGCACACGATGGCCCGTCCCGCGGTGCTTTTCACCAACCTCGCCTCGATCATGGTCGGTGCCTCATACCTGGTCGTCTCGATGGTCCTTCCCCAACTGCTCCAGTTGCCGAAGGCCACCGGATACGGCCTCGGCCAGTCAATGGTGACCGCGGGCCTGTACCTGGCACCGCTCGGCCTGACCATGATGCTCACGGCACCTATCTACGCGCGGCTGTCCGCGAGGCATGGCCCCAAGAGCACCTTGATCCTCGGCATGTCGATCGTTGCGATCGGCTACGGAGTCGGCCTCAGCCTCATGAACGCACCCTGGCAAAGCCTCATCATCACGGCGGTCCTGGGTGTGGGCATCGGTCTCGCCTACTCCTCCCTACCCGCCCTGATCGTCGGCGTGGTCCCCGCCACGCAGACGGGCTCGGCCAACGGCCTCAACACGCTGATGCGCTCGATCGGCTCCTCGCTCTCCAGCGCCGTCATCGGCGGGATCCTCTCCACCACCGCACACCAGTTCAACGGCGTTCCCGTCCCCAGCATGTGCGGCTTCCGCATCTCCTTTCTGATAGCGACAAGCGCAATGGCGATCGGCCTGTTCACAGCCCTCTTCCTGCCCGGGCCCGCCCGGTCGGCCGGGGCACCACACCGACGGCGGGCAAACCCCCGCCCGGTCGCACACGCGCGGGAAGTGACAGGTGGCCCTGCATCGACAGGAGAGTGA
- a CDS encoding winged helix-turn-helix transcriptional regulator has protein sequence MQNLAESALLADCPTRLAVEIISDKWAALVLFGISQGARRHGELVDLIGGISRKVLTQTLRRLQQYGLVERRVEAPRRVEYSLTDLGWTLIEPIEVLTDWARDHGGTVADFQEAAQADAATRTRIDADRSAS, from the coding sequence ATGCAGAATTTGGCTGAATCAGCCTTGCTCGCCGACTGCCCCACCCGCCTGGCGGTCGAGATCATCTCCGACAAGTGGGCCGCGCTCGTGCTCTTCGGGATCAGCCAGGGGGCTCGTAGGCACGGTGAACTCGTCGACCTGATCGGCGGCATCTCGCGCAAGGTCCTCACCCAGACGTTGCGCCGGCTCCAGCAGTACGGCCTGGTCGAGCGCCGTGTGGAAGCTCCGAGGCGGGTTGAGTACAGCCTGACCGACCTTGGCTGGACCCTCATCGAGCCGATCGAGGTGCTGACGGACTGGGCGAGGGATCATGGCGGAACCGTCGCCGACTTCCAGGAGGCGGCGCAGGCCGATGCCGCTACTCGGACACGAATCGACGCCGACCGGTCGGCGTCGTAG
- a CDS encoding zinc-dependent alcohol dehydrogenase family protein: protein MPRVVVFDEFGGPETMHIVEEPVSEPGSGEVRVRIEAFAVNPLDQMMRSGTSPAPVPLPHARLGIEGTGVVDALGPRVPGLKIGDPVILTAIPDAGVRGSYAEYTTVPADRVIVRPASLGVAEAAAIWVAFSTAFGALVEKARMLPGDHVLITAASGSVGRAAVQIANQIGAVPIAVTRSAAKKDVLLAAGAAAAIATDEADIAEAVHHHTGGTGADIILDLVMGPGQQDLLAAARPGGTLVAAGFLDPQPAPFPTGAPLTVFSYQSFEHTLDDVVVKRMSAFLNAGVRLGALQPAIDRVFTLDDIVEAHRHLEKGIHTGKIVVTT from the coding sequence ATGCCAAGAGTCGTCGTCTTCGACGAGTTCGGCGGTCCGGAAACCATGCACATCGTCGAAGAACCGGTCTCCGAGCCCGGTTCCGGCGAGGTAAGGGTCAGGATCGAAGCCTTCGCCGTCAACCCGCTCGACCAGATGATGCGTTCCGGTACCTCGCCCGCACCTGTCCCCCTGCCACACGCTCGCCTCGGTATCGAAGGAACCGGCGTCGTCGACGCACTCGGCCCGCGGGTCCCGGGGCTGAAGATCGGCGACCCGGTCATCCTCACGGCCATACCGGACGCCGGCGTCCGGGGCAGTTACGCCGAATACACCACGGTCCCCGCCGACAGGGTCATCGTCCGGCCTGCCTCACTCGGGGTCGCGGAGGCGGCAGCGATATGGGTGGCCTTCTCCACCGCCTTCGGCGCGCTCGTCGAGAAGGCGCGGATGCTGCCCGGCGACCACGTCCTCATCACAGCCGCGTCCGGCAGCGTCGGACGGGCGGCGGTACAGATCGCCAACCAGATCGGCGCTGTTCCCATCGCCGTCACCCGGAGCGCCGCGAAGAAGGACGTCCTGCTCGCAGCGGGTGCGGCCGCAGCCATCGCCACCGATGAGGCGGACATCGCCGAAGCCGTCCACCACCACACCGGCGGAACCGGCGCCGACATCATCCTCGATCTCGTCATGGGCCCCGGCCAGCAGGACCTCCTGGCCGCGGCCCGCCCCGGTGGAACCCTGGTCGCCGCGGGCTTCCTGGACCCCCAGCCCGCGCCCTTCCCGACAGGCGCGCCTCTGACGGTTTTCAGCTACCAGAGCTTCGAGCACACTCTCGACGATGTCGTGGTCAAGCGCATGTCGGCTTTCCTGAACGCCGGTGTACGCCTCGGGGCACTACAGCCAGCCATCGACAGGGTGTTCACCCTCGACGACATCGTCGAGGCACATCGCCACCTCGAGAAGGGGATTCACACCGGCAAGATCGTCGTCACGACATAG
- a CDS encoding transposase, which produces MLDGRRKSIQPTVERLPDGNMQALRQFVASTPRDRTPVRRRFATGVSQAIDPDAWVIDGTSFSRAGNRSAGAVRRWCGALGEKSPCQAGGEPARGHRQSPGPAGPAVVSTQGAG; this is translated from the coding sequence GTGCTCGACGGTCGGCGCAAGTCCATCCAGCCCACGGTTGAACGTCTGCCCGACGGCAACATGCAGGCCCTACGACAGTTCGTGGCCTCCACGCCCCGGGACCGCACCCCCGTGCGGCGCCGGTTCGCCACCGGGGTCAGCCAGGCCATCGACCCCGATGCGTGGGTGATCGACGGCACCTCCTTCTCCAGGGCCGGGAACCGCTCAGCGGGGGCGGTGCGCCGGTGGTGCGGAGCGTTGGGCGAGAAGTCGCCGTGCCAGGCGGGGGGTGAGCCCGCACGCGGTCACCGACAGAGCCCCGGTCCCGCTGGACCGGCGGTTGTTTCTACCCAAGGAGCGGGCTGA
- a CDS encoding transposase: MSPHAVTDRAPVPLDRRLFLPKERADEAGSHRVRAGIPREVGRREKWRLARTRSTRSS, from the coding sequence GTGAGCCCGCACGCGGTCACCGACAGAGCCCCGGTCCCGCTGGACCGGCGGTTGTTTCTACCCAAGGAGCGGGCTGACGAGGCCGGTTCCCACCGGGTCAGGGCCGGTATCCCCCGAGAAGTGGGGCGTCGGGAGAAGTGGCGTCTGGCCCGGACACGATCGACGCGGTCCAGCTGA
- a CDS encoding helix-turn-helix domain-containing protein yields MVREPLTADQIERGRLLGALLRRARAERTMVDVAREARISVETLRKIEGGRIPTPTFFTVAAIADALGLSLDELLRRVDAAATAARDPATASLAV; encoded by the coding sequence ATGGTGCGTGAACCGCTGACCGCAGACCAGATCGAGCGCGGGCGTCTCCTGGGCGCCCTGCTCCGCCGGGCCCGCGCGGAGCGCACGATGGTCGACGTCGCGCGCGAGGCCCGGATCTCGGTCGAGACCCTGCGCAAGATCGAGGGCGGGCGCATCCCCACCCCCACCTTCTTCACGGTCGCGGCGATCGCCGACGCGCTCGGCCTGTCCCTGGACGAGCTCCTGCGCCGGGTGGACGCCGCCGCGACCGCCGCCCGGGACCCCGCGACCGCCTCCCTGGCCGTCTGA
- a CDS encoding acyl-CoA dehydrogenase family protein: MNEQALRVDEAELRGLLDGRWAHVREHMRDALRGDLYAPVYGLSMEEHRARTLAQLKALAKTDLPAYGFPASVGGRDDVGASVVGFEMLVNDLSLMVKMGVQWGLFGGAISALGTEAHHAEYLPGAMSMELPGCFAMTETGHGSDVQGLRTTAVYDPDTEEFVVHTPDEAARKDYIGNAARDGRLAVVFAQLSTGGEEHGVHALVVPIRDGRGRPMPGVRIGDCGPKAGLNGVDNGRLEFDHVRVPRTNLLNRYGDVAADGTYSSPIESKGRRFFTMLGTLVRGRISVAGGAGSAAKAALTIAVRYGDTRRQFTRPDGEGRPEREVRVLDYLAHQRKLLPALARTYALHFAQEELVTRLHELSRSPERDEHAQRELESRAAGLKAVATWHASQTIQTCREACGGAGYLSENRIPQLKADSDIFTTFEGDNTVLLQQLTKGLLTNFKDSFGDLDQLGLARFMAGKVFETVIERTAAIPLIERLVAAAPGRGEEASLYNRGWQLELLEDREKHVIEGLAARLRRSGRNGEDAFDVFNRAQDHVLAAGRAHMDRVVLEAFVAGIDRCGDTATAKLLNRLCDLYVMSVVEEDRAWFLEHERLSTSRAKAVTQAVNDLCRGLRPYAVQLVNAFGLRDEWLAAPIALGGEHARQGDPVPGRG; the protein is encoded by the coding sequence ATGAACGAACAGGCGCTGAGAGTGGACGAGGCCGAGCTGCGCGGCCTCCTCGACGGCCGCTGGGCCCACGTGCGCGAACACATGCGCGACGCCCTGCGGGGAGACCTGTACGCCCCCGTGTACGGGCTGTCGATGGAGGAGCACCGCGCCCGCACGCTCGCCCAGCTCAAAGCCCTGGCCAAGACCGACCTGCCCGCCTACGGCTTCCCCGCCTCGGTGGGCGGACGCGACGACGTCGGCGCGTCCGTGGTCGGCTTCGAGATGCTGGTCAACGACCTGTCGCTCATGGTGAAGATGGGCGTGCAGTGGGGGCTGTTCGGCGGGGCGATCAGCGCCCTGGGCACCGAGGCCCACCACGCCGAGTACCTGCCCGGCGCGATGTCGATGGAGCTGCCCGGCTGCTTCGCGATGACCGAGACCGGCCACGGCTCGGACGTGCAGGGCCTGCGCACCACGGCCGTCTACGACCCCGACACCGAGGAGTTCGTGGTCCACACCCCCGACGAGGCGGCGCGCAAGGACTACATCGGCAACGCGGCCCGCGACGGCCGCCTGGCGGTGGTGTTCGCCCAGCTGAGCACCGGTGGCGAGGAGCACGGCGTGCACGCCCTGGTGGTCCCGATCCGGGACGGGCGGGGCAGGCCGATGCCGGGCGTGCGCATCGGCGACTGCGGCCCCAAGGCCGGACTCAACGGCGTGGACAACGGACGGCTGGAGTTCGACCACGTGCGGGTGCCGCGCACCAACCTGCTCAACCGGTACGGGGACGTGGCCGCCGACGGCACCTACTCCAGCCCCATCGAGAGCAAGGGCCGACGCTTCTTCACCATGCTCGGAACCCTGGTCCGGGGCCGGATCAGCGTGGCGGGCGGCGCGGGGAGCGCGGCCAAGGCCGCGCTGACCATCGCGGTGCGCTACGGCGACACCCGCCGCCAGTTCACCCGGCCCGACGGCGAGGGGCGGCCCGAGCGGGAGGTGCGCGTCCTGGACTACCTGGCGCACCAGCGCAAGCTGCTGCCCGCCCTGGCCCGCACCTACGCGCTGCACTTCGCGCAGGAGGAGCTGGTCACCCGGCTGCACGAGCTGTCCCGCTCCCCCGAGCGCGACGAGCACGCCCAGCGCGAACTGGAGTCGCGGGCGGCCGGGCTCAAGGCGGTGGCCACCTGGCACGCCAGCCAGACCATCCAGACCTGCCGGGAGGCGTGCGGCGGCGCCGGGTACCTGTCCGAGAACCGGATCCCTCAGCTCAAGGCCGACTCCGACATCTTCACCACGTTCGAGGGCGACAACACGGTCCTGCTCCAGCAGCTCACCAAGGGCCTGCTGACCAACTTCAAGGACTCGTTCGGCGACCTGGACCAGCTGGGGCTGGCCCGGTTCATGGCGGGCAAGGTCTTCGAGACGGTCATCGAGCGCACCGCCGCGATCCCGCTGATCGAGCGGCTCGTCGCGGCCGCCCCGGGGCGCGGCGAGGAGGCCAGCCTGTACAACCGGGGTTGGCAGCTGGAGCTGCTGGAGGACCGCGAGAAGCACGTCATCGAGGGCCTGGCCGCGCGGCTGCGCAGGTCCGGCAGGAACGGCGAGGACGCCTTCGACGTGTTCAACCGCGCCCAGGACCACGTGCTCGCCGCGGGCCGCGCGCACATGGACCGGGTGGTGCTGGAGGCGTTCGTGGCGGGGATCGACCGCTGCGGGGACACCGCGACCGCCAAGCTGCTCAACCGGCTGTGCGACCTGTACGTGATGTCGGTGGTCGAGGAGGACCGCGCGTGGTTCCTGGAGCACGAGCGGCTCTCCACCTCGCGGGCCAAGGCGGTCACCCAGGCGGTCAACGACCTGTGCCGGGGCCTGCGCCCCTACGCCGTGCAGCTGGTGAACGCGTTCGGCCTGCGCGACGAGTGGCTGGCCGCGCCGATCGCGCTGGGCGGCGAGCACGCCCGCCAGGGCGACCCGGTCCCCGGGCGCGGCTGA
- a CDS encoding PadR family transcriptional regulator, translating into MSAIRLLVLGAVRLRGRAHGYQVRNDLESWGAHEWSNAKPGSIYHALKQMARQGLLHAHETAPSTAGGPPRTEYETTGEGTREYFALLRRAVSSHDAHTDVLSAGLGFVVDLPRREAVDLLRRRVEGLEEWRGGVVAHYAPEEGPGQAGHIGEIMDMWVHSAESDAAWTRSLIRRIEGGAYSFAGEGGDPYEGVLTGEEPEASPSG; encoded by the coding sequence ATGTCGGCCATCCGGCTGCTGGTCCTGGGGGCGGTCCGCCTGCGCGGGCGGGCGCACGGCTACCAGGTGCGCAACGACCTGGAGTCCTGGGGCGCGCACGAGTGGTCCAACGCCAAGCCGGGGTCGATCTACCACGCGCTCAAGCAGATGGCCCGGCAGGGGCTGCTGCACGCCCACGAGACCGCGCCGTCCACCGCCGGGGGTCCGCCCCGGACCGAGTACGAGACCACCGGGGAGGGCACCCGGGAGTACTTCGCCCTGCTGCGCCGGGCGGTGTCTTCGCACGACGCGCACACGGACGTGCTCTCGGCCGGTCTGGGCTTCGTCGTCGATCTGCCCCGGCGGGAGGCGGTCGACCTGCTGAGGCGGCGGGTCGAGGGCCTGGAGGAGTGGCGCGGGGGCGTGGTCGCCCACTACGCCCCGGAGGAGGGGCCCGGACAGGCGGGCCACATCGGCGAGATCATGGACATGTGGGTGCACTCCGCGGAGTCGGACGCGGCGTGGACGCGCTCGCTGATCCGGCGGATCGAGGGCGGCGCCTACTCCTTCGCCGGTGAGGGGGGCGACCCCTACGAGGGCGTCCTCACCGGCGAGGAGCCGGAGGCGTCCCCCTCCGGTTGA
- a CDS encoding VOC family protein, whose protein sequence is MAAADTARADGGKEGDTGQERPEAAVRANETTVPLLPCVSAEETLEFYRALGFEVTYEQTRPYLYLAFRWSGFELHYGRASKDLDPGLENSGGCMVVVDAVAPYHAALTQAMRRAYGRVLAKGLPRITRHRPGASRFTLMDPSGNSLIFIQRGEPERLEYGGSGELDGLARVLDGARILRDFKTDDLAAFRRIRSGLKRHGDRAPAVERALALAMLIELAVALGEEEGVQEWRERLGAITLTGGELSRVEGELRNASALRSWLGTRPPEADGN, encoded by the coding sequence GTGGCCGCAGCGGACACCGCGCGGGCGGACGGCGGCAAGGAGGGGGACACGGGGCAGGAGCGGCCGGAGGCGGCCGTTCGGGCCAACGAGACGACCGTTCCGCTGCTGCCGTGCGTCTCGGCCGAGGAGACCCTGGAGTTCTACCGGGCGCTCGGCTTCGAGGTCACCTACGAGCAGACCAGGCCCTACCTCTACCTGGCCTTCCGCTGGAGCGGGTTCGAACTGCACTACGGCCGCGCCTCGAAGGACCTGGACCCGGGGCTGGAGAACAGCGGCGGCTGCATGGTCGTGGTCGACGCGGTCGCGCCCTACCACGCCGCCCTCACGCAGGCCATGCGCCGGGCCTACGGCAGGGTCCTGGCCAAGGGTCTGCCCCGCATCACGCGCCACCGGCCGGGCGCCAGCCGCTTCACGCTCATGGACCCCTCGGGCAACTCGCTCATCTTCATCCAGCGCGGCGAACCCGAGAGGCTGGAGTACGGCGGCTCCGGGGAACTCGACGGGCTCGCCCGCGTCCTGGACGGCGCGCGGATCCTGCGCGACTTCAAGACCGACGACCTCGCCGCCTTCCGGCGGATCCGCTCCGGACTGAAACGGCACGGGGACCGGGCGCCCGCGGTGGAGCGGGCGCTGGCACTGGCCATGCTCATCGAACTCGCGGTCGCCCTCGGCGAGGAGGAGGGCGTCCAGGAGTGGCGGGAGCGGCTGGGCGCGATCACCCTCACCGGCGGTGAGCTGAGCAGGGTCGAGGGGGAGTTGCGCAACGCCTCCGCGCTGCGGAGCTGGCTCGGCACGCGGCCCCCGGAGGCGGACGGGAACTGA